Proteins encoded together in one Bombyx mori chromosome 24, ASM3026992v2 window:
- the LOC101747165 gene encoding putative nuclease HARBI1 isoform X1 gives MSSSESDNEVLMLLNSSDDSSDDTRSNRVYKTRINYYSELDNQEFQLRFRLDKQSVQLLLGEIYPFLKVKGTRNHGISPLHQLLLTLRFYALGTMLLSVADFIGVSKASACRTVRDVSNAIAQLYSKYIYMHSDTEQDFYAVSRFPRVLGALDGTHIRIQSPCSQIGEEFRNRKGYFSLNVQAVCNADLLFMNVVTRWPGSAHDATIFNNSDLRAQCENGSFGNKWLLGDSAYPLKPYLLTPLINTQTRGEQLYNEAHIRTRNCIERCFGVWKRRFPVVALTLRLSLLRANAVIIATAVLHNICRLKKLDDISPEVEIPEADVSPTESSTEETFSTERANLIAEYFHKLLFCYITTLIYKILPTCALTYSYFFLISVYED, from the exons AACGAAGTTTTAATGTTACTGAATTCAAGCGACGATTCAAGTGATGATACGCGAAGTAATAGAGTGTATAAAACAAGAATCAATTATTATTCAGAGCTCGATAATCAGGAGTTTCAACTAAGATTTCGGCTCGACAAGCAGTCTGTGCAATTACTGTTAGGTGAAATTTATCCTTTTTTAAAGGTAAAAGGAACCAG gaATCATGGAATATCTCCCTTACATCAACTGCTATTAACTTTAAGGTTCTATGCCTTAGGAACTATGCTACTATCAGTAGCAGACTTTATAGGTGTTTCGAAAGCATCAGCATGTCGTACTGTTCGCGACGTCAGTAATGCTATAGCACAGCTATATAGCAAGTACATCTACATGCATTCCGATACCGAACAAGACTTTTATGCTGTTTCAAGATTCCCACGTGTCCTTGGTGCACTTGATGGTACACACATTAGGATTCAGTCACCAT GTTCTCAGATTGGAGAAGAATTTAGAAACCGAAAAGGTTACTTTTCCCTTAATGTCCAAGCTGTGTGCAATgcagatttattatttatgaatgtGGTGACTCGTTGGCCAGGTTCAGCTCATGATGCcacaatatttaataattcagaCTTGCGAG CTCAGTGTGAAAATGGCTCATTTGGAAATAAGTGGTTACTTGGAGATAGTGCTTATCCCTTGAAGCCATATTTATTAACGCCACTAATTAACACACAGACACGGGGCGAACAGCTTTATAATGAAGCCCATATTCGAACAAGAAACTGCATTGAAAG atgtTTTGGAGTTTGGAAACGAAGATTCCCTGTTGTAGCCTTAACATTGCGCCTGAGCCTTCTAAGAGCCAATGCAGTGATTATAGCTACAGCTGTACTCCACAACATTTGTCGACTGAAAAAGCTTGATGATATTTCACCAGAAGTAGAAATTCCTGAGGCAGATGTGTCACCTACAGAAAGTAGCACTGAGGAAACTTTTAGTACAGAAAGAGCTAATTTGATTGCAGAATATTTCCAtaagttattattttgttatattactactttaatttataaaatacttccTACCTGTGCACTtacttattcttatttttttttaatttcagtttaTGAGGATTGA
- the LOC101747165 gene encoding putative nuclease HARBI1 isoform X2 yields MSSSESDNEVLMLLNSSDDSSDDTRSNRVYKTRINYYSELDNQEFQLRFRLDKQSVQLLLGEIYPFLKVKGTRNHGISPLHQLLLTLRFYALGTMLLSVADFIGVSKASACRTVRDVSNAIAQLYSKYIYMHSDTEQDFYAVSRFPRVLGALDGTHIRIQSPCSQIGEEFRNRKGYFSLNVQAVCNADLLFMNVVTRWPGSAHDATIFNNSDLRAQCENGSFGNKWLLGDSAYPLKPYLLTPLINTQTRGEQLYNEAHIRTRNCIERCFGVWKRRFPVVALTLRLSLLRANAVIIATAVLHNICRLKKLDDISPEVEIPEADVSPTESSTEETFSTERANLIAEYFHNL; encoded by the exons AACGAAGTTTTAATGTTACTGAATTCAAGCGACGATTCAAGTGATGATACGCGAAGTAATAGAGTGTATAAAACAAGAATCAATTATTATTCAGAGCTCGATAATCAGGAGTTTCAACTAAGATTTCGGCTCGACAAGCAGTCTGTGCAATTACTGTTAGGTGAAATTTATCCTTTTTTAAAGGTAAAAGGAACCAG gaATCATGGAATATCTCCCTTACATCAACTGCTATTAACTTTAAGGTTCTATGCCTTAGGAACTATGCTACTATCAGTAGCAGACTTTATAGGTGTTTCGAAAGCATCAGCATGTCGTACTGTTCGCGACGTCAGTAATGCTATAGCACAGCTATATAGCAAGTACATCTACATGCATTCCGATACCGAACAAGACTTTTATGCTGTTTCAAGATTCCCACGTGTCCTTGGTGCACTTGATGGTACACACATTAGGATTCAGTCACCAT GTTCTCAGATTGGAGAAGAATTTAGAAACCGAAAAGGTTACTTTTCCCTTAATGTCCAAGCTGTGTGCAATgcagatttattatttatgaatgtGGTGACTCGTTGGCCAGGTTCAGCTCATGATGCcacaatatttaataattcagaCTTGCGAG CTCAGTGTGAAAATGGCTCATTTGGAAATAAGTGGTTACTTGGAGATAGTGCTTATCCCTTGAAGCCATATTTATTAACGCCACTAATTAACACACAGACACGGGGCGAACAGCTTTATAATGAAGCCCATATTCGAACAAGAAACTGCATTGAAAG atgtTTTGGAGTTTGGAAACGAAGATTCCCTGTTGTAGCCTTAACATTGCGCCTGAGCCTTCTAAGAGCCAATGCAGTGATTATAGCTACAGCTGTACTCCACAACATTTGTCGACTGAAAAAGCTTGATGATATTTCACCAGAAGTAGAAATTCCTGAGGCAGATGTGTCACCTACAGAAAGTAGCACTGAGGAAACTTTTAGTACAGAAAGAGCTAATTTGATTGCAGAATATTTCCAtaa tttaTGA
- the LOC101747165 gene encoding putative nuclease HARBI1 isoform X3 yields the protein MLLSVADFIGVSKASACRTVRDVSNAIAQLYSKYIYMHSDTEQDFYAVSRFPRVLGALDGTHIRIQSPCSQIGEEFRNRKGYFSLNVQAVCNADLLFMNVVTRWPGSAHDATIFNNSDLRAQCENGSFGNKWLLGDSAYPLKPYLLTPLINTQTRGEQLYNEAHIRTRNCIERCFGVWKRRFPVVALTLRLSLLRANAVIIATAVLHNICRLKKLDDISPEVEIPEADVSPTESSTEETFSTERANLIAEYFHNL from the exons ATGCTACTATCAGTAGCAGACTTTATAGGTGTTTCGAAAGCATCAGCATGTCGTACTGTTCGCGACGTCAGTAATGCTATAGCACAGCTATATAGCAAGTACATCTACATGCATTCCGATACCGAACAAGACTTTTATGCTGTTTCAAGATTCCCACGTGTCCTTGGTGCACTTGATGGTACACACATTAGGATTCAGTCACCAT GTTCTCAGATTGGAGAAGAATTTAGAAACCGAAAAGGTTACTTTTCCCTTAATGTCCAAGCTGTGTGCAATgcagatttattatttatgaatgtGGTGACTCGTTGGCCAGGTTCAGCTCATGATGCcacaatatttaataattcagaCTTGCGAG CTCAGTGTGAAAATGGCTCATTTGGAAATAAGTGGTTACTTGGAGATAGTGCTTATCCCTTGAAGCCATATTTATTAACGCCACTAATTAACACACAGACACGGGGCGAACAGCTTTATAATGAAGCCCATATTCGAACAAGAAACTGCATTGAAAG atgtTTTGGAGTTTGGAAACGAAGATTCCCTGTTGTAGCCTTAACATTGCGCCTGAGCCTTCTAAGAGCCAATGCAGTGATTATAGCTACAGCTGTACTCCACAACATTTGTCGACTGAAAAAGCTTGATGATATTTCACCAGAAGTAGAAATTCCTGAGGCAGATGTGTCACCTACAGAAAGTAGCACTGAGGAAACTTTTAGTACAGAAAGAGCTAATTTGATTGCAGAATATTTCCAtaa tttaTGA
- the LOC134198689 gene encoding uncharacterized protein LOC134198689 isoform X2, producing the protein MEVFPKSTKSMSKDEVACLIEIIEGSPIITSKETNATTNRLKEEAWVALTAAYNAKCGSFPKQKEQLKLKWDNLKKVARKRAQKVRMNSLKTGGGKPDFIPPDELLEKVTSLLGSTCTGFDVPFGGDGLGVGMVLELKSVGLNFRTSRIIVNLKLKGMWFCVQVQKETVKEKHHVRCN; encoded by the exons ATGGAAGTGTTTCCG AAATCTACAAAATCTATGAGCAAGGATGAAGTTGCATGTCTCATAGAGATAATAGAAGGCAGTCCTATAATTACGAGCAAGGAAACCAACGCCACTACCAACAGACTCAAAGAAGAAGCATGGGTGGCCCTTACTGCTGCCTACAATGCCAAGTGTGGCTCCTTCCCCAAGCAGAAGGAACAGCTCAAATTAAAATGGGACAATTTGAAAAAGGTGGCCCGAAAGAGAGCACAAAAAGTACGAATGAATAGTCTAAAg actGGTGGTGGAAAACCTGACTTCATCCCACCAGATGAATTGTTAGAAAAAGTGACATCTCTTTTGGGGTCGACCTGCACTGGGTTCGATGTCCCTTTTGGTGGTGACGGATTAGGCGTTGGTATGGTGCTGGAATTGAAGTCGGTGGGCTTGAACTTCAGAACCAGTCGGATCATTGTGAACCTGAAACTCAAGGGAATGTGGTTCTGTGTCCAAGTCCAAAAAgag acAGTAAAAGAAAAGCACCATGTGAGGTGCAATTAG
- the LOC134198689 gene encoding uncharacterized protein LOC134198689 isoform X1, producing the protein MFSNCVKRNLPISCGLQKSTKSMSKDEVACLIEIIEGSPIITSKETNATTNRLKEEAWVALTAAYNAKCGSFPKQKEQLKLKWDNLKKVARKRAQKVRMNSLKTGGGKPDFIPPDELLEKVTSLLGSTCTGFDVPFGGDGLGVGMVLELKSVGLNFRTSRIIVNLKLKGMWFCVQVQKETVKEKHHVRCN; encoded by the exons ATGTTTTCTAATTGTGTAAAAAGGAACCTACCAATTTCTTGTGGCTTGCAGAAATCTACAAAATCTATGAGCAAGGATGAAGTTGCATGTCTCATAGAGATAATAGAAGGCAGTCCTATAATTACGAGCAAGGAAACCAACGCCACTACCAACAGACTCAAAGAAGAAGCATGGGTGGCCCTTACTGCTGCCTACAATGCCAAGTGTGGCTCCTTCCCCAAGCAGAAGGAACAGCTCAAATTAAAATGGGACAATTTGAAAAAGGTGGCCCGAAAGAGAGCACAAAAAGTACGAATGAATAGTCTAAAg actGGTGGTGGAAAACCTGACTTCATCCCACCAGATGAATTGTTAGAAAAAGTGACATCTCTTTTGGGGTCGACCTGCACTGGGTTCGATGTCCCTTTTGGTGGTGACGGATTAGGCGTTGGTATGGTGCTGGAATTGAAGTCGGTGGGCTTGAACTTCAGAACCAGTCGGATCATTGTGAACCTGAAACTCAAGGGAATGTGGTTCTGTGTCCAAGTCCAAAAAgag acAGTAAAAGAAAAGCACCATGTGAGGTGCAATTAG